GTCGGGGCAAAATTTGTTAAGGCAGCCGAACAAGCCATAGAACAACATTGTCCTTTTATTTGTTTTTCTGCCAGCGGTGGTGCGCGTATGCAAGAGGCATTATTTTCCTTAATGCAAATGGCAAAAACCAGTGCAGTATTGGCAAAAATGCGAGAAAAAGGGGTACCTTTTATTTCTGTTTTGACCGATCCTACTTTAGGGGGAGTATCTGCCAGTTTTGCTATGTTAGGGGATTTAAATATTGCCGAACCTAAAGCATTAATTGGCTTTGCTGGTCCTCGTGTAATTGAACAAACAGTGCGTGAAAAATTACCAGAAGGTTTTCAACGCAGTGAGTTTTTATTAGAAAAAGGGGCAATTGATATGATTGTGGAACGGGCTAAAATGCGTGAAACCTTAGCCAGTATTCTAAGCAAACTAACCCATCAACCTTCGCCTTTTGTTGAACCTGAATTGGTAGAAATGAAAGCGGAAAAATAAACTGAAAACGCACCGCACTTTGATCTAAAATAAATATAACAGGCTATAAATAACATAAAGGCGGAATATTCCGCCTTTTAGTTTATTTACGCTTTATTATAATGCCGAAACATTGACGGTTGAACCGCCTACGATACGTACTCGGCGACCGACAGTTAGGGTTGGATCTTGTTTTTGTACAACCACAATTTCTTGTCCATTATCTTTTTTAATTGTTAGCTCAAGTGCATTAACCTGTGAGGCTTTTTCTTCCACTGTACTACCAATCACAGCCCCAGCAATAGCACCTACGGCTGTTGCGATTGCTTGTCCTGTTCCGCCACCAATAGAAGAACCAGCGATTCCACCTAATACACCGCCGCCCACTGT
Above is a window of Volucribacter amazonae DNA encoding:
- a CDS encoding glycine zipper 2TM domain-containing protein, which codes for MKKMTLALAVLTSVSLVGCANTDIYSGSVYEGNQAKEVRSISYGTIVSVRPVKIQADNQGVIGTVGGGVLGGIAGSSIGGGTGQAIATAVGAIAGAVIGSTVEEKASQVNALELTIKKDNGQEIVVVQKQDPTLTVGRRVRIVGGSTVNVSAL
- the accD gene encoding acetyl-CoA carboxylase, carboxyltransferase subunit beta, with protein sequence MSWIEKILSKTSISSGRKANVPEGVWTKCTACEQVLYRDELKRNLEVCPKCGHHMRIDARERLLALLDKESAVEISTDLEPQDILKFKDLKKYKDRLSAAQKQTGEKDALVTFRGTLYGMPVIVAASNFSFMGGSMGSVVGAKFVKAAEQAIEQHCPFICFSASGGARMQEALFSLMQMAKTSAVLAKMREKGVPFISVLTDPTLGGVSASFAMLGDLNIAEPKALIGFAGPRVIEQTVREKLPEGFQRSEFLLEKGAIDMIVERAKMRETLASILSKLTHQPSPFVEPELVEMKAEK